Part of the Citrus sinensis cultivar Valencia sweet orange chromosome 2, DVS_A1.0, whole genome shotgun sequence genome, GGGATTATTTATTACTCGGTGTCAAACCAGTCACATAACAACAACTTGTTATTACCCATTTAACTATGGAGTAGCGGTATAACTACTACATAGTTGGGTTACCGTCGTTGGTGactttattatataaaggTTTCAATCCCATTCCATAAGATGTATCCTTAACTAAGTCTCTTGAAAGACCTTTTGTTAAAGGATCTGCTAGGTTCTTATTAGTCCTaacataaacaatattaataacaccATCTGCTATTAATTGTTTCACATATTCATGTCTTAAGCTAATATGTCTAGACTTTCCATTATACACTTTATTATAAGCTCTAGACAATGTAGCTTCACTGTCGCAGTACAAAGAAATAGATGGCATCGGTTGTGGCCACAACATtatatcaaacaacaaatttctcaGCCATTCTGCTTCTTTGCCTGCAGATGCAAGTGCTATAAACTCACTTTCCATTGTTGAATGAGTTATGCacgtttgtttctttgaagcCCAAGAAACCGCTCCTCCAGCAATTGTAAAAATCCAACCAGAAGTGGATTTATTGTCTCTTGTATTGGTTACCCAACTAGCATCTGAATATCCTTCCAGTACTTCAGGATaatcattataaaacaaacccaaattAACGGTCCTTTTAAGATAACCAAGTATCCTATCAATTGCTTTCCAGTGTTCAACACTAGGGTTACTCGTGAATCTTGACATTTTGCAAACTGCAAATGCTATATCAGGCCTCGTACAATGCATAGCATACATCAAGCTACCAATTGCACTAGCATATTCTAGTTGAGCTACTATTCGGCCTGAATTCTCTAGTAATTTAATACTAGAATCATATGGGGTATTAGCTTCTTTAAgtttcaaataattgaatttaagaagcACTTTCTCTATATAATGAGATTGACACAACGAGTAACCCCCACTATGTTTATTCACTTTGATACCTAAGATAGTATCTACttcaccaagatctttcatcttAAATTGTGAAGTTAAATACTTCTTTGTATCATCTACTCCTTGCATATTTGTTCCAAAGATAAGCAAGTCATCAacatacaagcatataatCACACCAAAATCATTcgtatatttaaaatatacacaTTTATCAGCATTATTATGCTTAAAACCATGTGATAAAATTACCGAATCAAACTTCTCATGCCATTGTTTTGGTGCTTGCTTTAAGCCATAAAGAGATTTGATTAACTTGCAtacctttttttcatttccagGCAAAACAAATCCCTCAGGTTATTCCATatagatttcttcatcaagatcaccattaaaaaaagttgttttaacatccatttgatgcACATATAAATTGTTCAATGAAGCAATTGCAAATAGCACTCTTATAGAAGTTAACCTAGCTACCGGAGCATATGTATCGAAATAGTCAATACCATTTCTTTGCTTAAACCCTTTGGCTACTAATCTAGCCTTAAAAGTTTGCAAAGAACCATCATTATTGTACTTtcttctaaatacccatttgctGCTAATTGGTTGAGATCCTGGAGGAAGATCAACCAAGACCCATGTTTGATTCGACATTATCGaatccatttcatcatttaccGCCTCTCTCCAAAAAGAAGCGTCTCTAGAAGACATAGCCTCGCTAAATGTCTTTGgatctttttcaatatttaacaaCAATGGTACTTTGTTAAGTACATTCTTTCTATCCCCTTCAACCAAGAAGAGTAGTGCTtgtgatgaaataaaatccggagctaaacttttttctttctttcttttcacgtTGACTCCTCCTTAGTTCGAAAGATGTCGTAGactctttccttttattattgttagtgGAGGTAATAGGAGTATTAACACATGGTTGATCAATAATTGATTCTGATTCAATATTAGAATcatgttgaaatttattctcaataaattcaacatctctagATTCCACAATCACATTAGAATCTAAATCTAACAACCTATAAGCCTTGGAATTTTCAGCATATCCTACGAAAACACTTTTTATACCTCTAGCACTCAACTTTGATGACTTAGGgtcatgtattttataaaaggcTAAACAACCCTAGACCCTTAAATACATCAAGTTTGGTTTTCTtcctttccaaatttcataaggaGATATATGTGTTTTCAAAGATGTAATTCTGTTATGAATATGACATGCAGTGAGTAATGCTTCCCCCCACAAATTATTTGGTAGTTTTGCATTAAGGATCATGGAATTTATCATATCCGTGAAGATCCTATTCTTCTTTTCAGCCaaaccattttgttgaggagtaaaTGGAGCTGATCTTTGGTGAATAATTCCAACTTCctcacaataattattaaattcaattgagaaatattcacCACCTCTATCACTACGaaccattttgattttcttatctttttggttctcaacttcagctttgaaaattttaaatttatcaaaagcttCACTTTTTGTTCTAAGTAAATACACATAAGTGTATCTagaacaatcatcaataaaagtgaTGAAGTATCTCTTACCTCCTCTTGTTAAAATGCCATTATACTCACAAATATCAGTATGTATCAAATCCAATATTTGAGTATTTCGTTCAGCTTTAGGAAAAGGTTTCTTAGTTATTTTAGCTTGGATGCAGATTTCACACTTATGACCTTTAACATCATTGCAATTAATCAAACCATGCTTAGACATGTATTTCAAAGATCTAAAGTTTAAATGTGCTAATCTAGCATGCCAAACATCACAAGACTCAACAATATAAGCTaagttgatattattattattaatgctgAGTTTGTACATTCCATCACAAGAATACCCTTTCCCAACAAATAATCCATTCTTTGACACAATACAAGTATTACCCTCAAGCACAATCTTAAGCCCATGCTTACACATACAACTATCAGAAATAAGATTCTTCCTAACGGAAGGTACATGAAAGACATTATACAATGTGACTTTCTTTCCAAAAGTGAAGTTGATCTCAACTACTCCTTTCCCTGCTACTATGGCTGCATTATTGTTCCCCATGAGAACCATTTGTCCTTCCGTTTCTTCTTTGtatgataagaaaaatttcttatcattACAAACATGAATTGTTGCACCCGAATCGAGCCACCAATCATAGGACTTAGTTTCAGCCATATTGGTTTCAGTAATCATGCCAATTTGTATTTCAGAAACCATAGCACAAATCTGTTCagatttgttttcaataaCATTAGCTTTATGGGAATtcacttcttcctttttcttcttgaatctGCAATCACTTTGGCGATGGCCTTTCTTAccacaaaagaaacaatttccaGAAAACTTTTGTGTGCTGGacttcttgaatttcttgtcattcttgactttaaaattctttgagaaTTTACTAGCTTCAACAACATTAACTTTAGTATAATCATGCTTATCCTTGGATTCACGAGACCTAGTCTCTTCTTCAATTACCAAGTGTTTTTGCAATTCTTCTAAAGTTATGTTCTCTTTACTATGAAGgagtttctttttataatcatTCCAACTTTGAGGCAATTTAGCAATAATAGCCCCAACTTGAAATGATTcagaaatttcaacttttaactCTCGAAGCTTAGCAACAATAATTTGTAACTCATGTATTTGATCAAGAATGGATTTTGTGTCTaccataataaattcaaaatatttagatacAAGGAATTTGTCAGTACCTTCTTTCTCcgttttgtatttgtattcaAGAGCATTCTAAATTTCCACCGGAGAAGTCATAGAATTGTAGAGATCATATAATCTGTCAGAAAGCGTATTGAGTATGTGACCCCGGcatatcaattcatcatcttcacgACGTTTCCTTGCAGCCTTAACAACTTCGGTATCATCTTCTCTTGGTTCTGGAAATGGTTCCAATTTCGGATCAAGAACATATGCCACTTTAAGAACAGTAAGgagaaagaacaattttccCTTCCAACGAGTGAAATTAGTTCCATCAAAACGATCGAGATGGACACTAGGATTCAGAAATGATGTCAAACTCTTCTCAACCTCCATttgcacaaaaataaaaccttaaagatTGTTGGTGAATTATGAGAATATGGAGGCAAAGAACAATGAAAtttcttaggatttgagacgtgtttacacactttcctttaaggttttatttgccctcaccaatcttggtttgctatagagttttaatggcaaattacccccaagatatatcaaatcctgaatacaatctttagcaaataagattgtatttccagaacaagcatgaaatcttcaaaatctgatttctAATCTTATTGtatgtctttctttttatgaataagatgtttatttgaaagaatacaaccattagaaaatGGTACTTCTTCgaaaaaaactcttttggtTTTAAAATGCATCGATTTACAATTGAAATCTTTTCAATCTTGCTAACCGTTTTCCAATTGACAactttctggaaataaacggttagccgttttctcaataaacggtgagccgtttattCTAGGacataaaacatgctctctggacttAAACGGTAAGCCGTTTTCACCATAAACGGTGAGCTGTTTATTCCAGAACaaaaaacatgctctctggacttaaacggttagtcgttttctcaataaacggcAACCCGTTTTCGTCcagaatatcaaaccaaacaaatttgaaagatgttacaatctctcttacaaACTCTTGTTAACACCCCTTTAAACCTCAAGAGACTCAAATCATCTCTCCCACAAAATTCCTCCATTCACCTTCTTGAAATTCCTTTCAACAGCATAGAGCATGACCTCCCTCCTTGTACTGAAAACACAGACTCTATTCCACATCATCTCTTTCCAAGATTCCTTCAAGCATCAGCATCGCTCGAACCCCACTTCAAGAAACTAATCTCTGAACTTGTCAATGAacaaaatggccaaaaaccaCTTTGTATCATCACTGATTCGTTCCTAGGTTGGTGTAAAGAGACAGCACAAGAGTACGGTATTTTTCATGCTATATTCATAGGAGGTGGTGGCTTTGGCTTTGCTTGTTTCTACTCTTTGTGGGTAAACTTGCCTCATCGGAAAACGGATGCCGATAAATTTCTGTTGCCGGATTTTCCTGAAGCTTCAACACTTCATGTAACTCAGATGTCACTTTCCTTACGTGCTGCCGATGGAAGCGATTCTCTTTCAGTGTTGTCTAAGGAGCTGTTTCTTCAATGGAAGGATGCTGACGGAATTTTGGTTAACACGGTCGAAGAACTTGACAAGATTGGACTGATGTAtttcaagagaaaatttgGCCGGCCGGTTTGGCCAATAGGACCTGTTCTTTTGTCCACGGAAAGCAGAGGTGGGGCCGGAAAAGAGTACGGAATCTCTGCAGAGTTGTGTAAAAAATGGCTTGATACAAAGCCGTACAGTTCAGTTCTGTATGTGTCATTTGGTTCGCAAAACACAATAGCCGCATCACAAATGATGCAATTGGCAATGGCTTTAGAGGCCAGTGGCAAGAATTTCATTTGGGTTGTTAGGCCTCCGATTGGCTTTGACATAAATTCTGAGTTTAAAGCCAAAGAGTGGCTGCCTCAaggatttgaagaaaaaatcaaaggtTCAGGACAAGGGCTAGTGGTACACAAATGGGCGCCTCAGGTGGAGATTTTATCTCATAGGACTATATCTGCATTTTTAAGTCACTGCGGATGGAACTCTGTGCTTGAAGCTTTGAGTCATGGGGTGCCCATAATTGGGTGGCCATTAGCAGGAGAGCAGTTTTATAATTCTAAGCTGTTGGAAGAAGAGATTGGGGTTTGTGTCGAGGTTGCAAGAGGGCTTACGTGTGAGGTTTTGAAGGAGGACTTGAGTGCAAAAATTGAGTTGGCGATGAATGAGACTGAGAAAGGAACAGACTTGAGAAACAAAGCTAAAGAGGTGAAGGTGATTATTAAAAATGCTGTAAGAAACGAAGACAATTTTAAGGGGCCTTCTGTGAAAGCCATGGATCAGTTCTTGAATGCTGCATTGATTATGAGACAGATGGAAAAGGGTGCATCAAAGAATGAGGTCTGATTTGCGTGGAAGGAAGTCTCTGTTGCCATTTCTGtcaatgaaaaataatggAATCTTTTGACGAGACAATTATGGGAAATTTCTTCTAGTAACGTTATCTTTGTATTAACTTTCAATCAATCacgtaaaatttaatttaataaaaattaatcccATAACTGAAAGAGCCACCTCTGTTTTTGTGGCTGCATCTTTCCAAGAATTTGAGTTCAAAGCTTGTTCGTTCCGAGTGGGATCAAGCATTTATAGAGCTAATTCATTAtctcaataaataaaagttggaTTGGGCCGGAAAACCAACGCCCACAATCCAAATCAAGCCCAACGCAAACAACGTCATTTGGGCCGGTTTGATTAGAGGAACTCAATCCATTTCAACTTTAGGTTGGGTTTGCGTTGATGATTTTCACAAAATGATTtatcgataaattaatgttaaagaaaaataaatgggggGAAATCTGCATCCCTTCATTTACCGGTGGAACCTTCATCGTGAATGATCAAGCTTCTGATCGTGGCTATAACGGTATTCATAAGTTTCGGCTAAATCGGATCGCcgccattaaaattttttaagtactTGTATCTTAGTTTTTACcaataatgttaaaatgttggaggaaattaaattaaattattcctAGGTGCAGAAGGAGATGGGATTCTATAACTAAATGTTGATGGTGATTAGAGAAAAGAGTTATTGCAAATAGGGACGCTAATCGGAGAAAGCAAAAATACCCTAAACTATAAAAACACTCAGTTTGGCAATGATGTATATGAGTGATGATATATGTACAAACTcttatacaaacttattttctATAAACTAATTTAGTATTAActcattggttgaa contains:
- the LOC127900391 gene encoding UDP-glycosyltransferase 92A1-like, producing MLQSLLQTLVNTPLNLKRLKSSLPQNSSIHLLEIPFNSIEHDLPPCTENTDSIPHHLFPRFLQASASLEPHFKKLISELVNEQNGQKPLCIITDSFLGWCKETAQEYGIFHAIFIGGGGFGFACFYSLWVNLPHRKTDADKFLLPDFPEASTLHVTQMSLSLRAADGSDSLSVLSKELFLQWKDADGILVNTVEELDKIGLMYFKRKFGRPVWPIGPVLLSTESRGGAGKEYGISAELCKKWLDTKPYSSVLYVSFGSQNTIAASQMMQLAMALEASGKNFIWVVRPPIGFDINSEFKAKEWLPQGFEEKIKGSGQGLVVHKWAPQVEILSHRTISAFLSHCGWNSVLEALSHGVPIIGWPLAGEQFYNSKLLEEEIGVCVEVARGLTCEVLKEDLSAKIELAMNETEKGTDLRNKAKEVKVIIKNAVRNEDNFKGPSVKAMDQFLNAALIMRQMEKGASKNEV